Proteins encoded within one genomic window of Dermacentor albipictus isolate Rhodes 1998 colony unplaced genomic scaffold, USDA_Dalb.pri_finalv2 scaffold_39, whole genome shotgun sequence:
- the LOC135915913 gene encoding uncharacterized protein: protein MQLDAEIEAAKAEADAIEEELLIVNNLMMTIDSVTEQSVNRDRWSFSRRTRWFEETVPLLGEKFFKRAFRVTPATFRYIVDAVRPLLERQNTNMREAITLDKRVAIGLYRLCSSAEDRSVAELFAVGRSTVNVAYRELCEAVIHTMEAEWIKMPTASSMAEHIREFTATLEFPQAIGALDGCHFPVSPPRETHRP from the coding sequence ATGCAGCTTGATGCCGAGATTGAGGCCGCAAAAGCGGAAGCCGACGCCATCGAGGAAGAGCTGCTGATCGTCAACAATTTGATGATGACAATAGACTCGGTGACCGAACAAAGCGTCAACAGAGATAGATGGTCGTTCTCTCGCCGGACGAGGTGGTTTGAGGAGACTGTGCCATTGCTTGGTGAGAAGTTTTTCAAACGTGCATTCCGCGTAACGCCGGCGACTTTTCGCTACATCGTGGACGCCGTGAGACCGCTGCTCGAGCGTCAGAACACGAACATGCGTGAAGCCATCACGCTCGATAAACGTGTCGCGATTGGCTTGTACCGGTTGTGTTCTTCAGCTGAAGACCGTAGTGTCGCCGAATTGTTTGCTGTGGGACGCTCAACCGTAAACGTGGCCTACAGAGAGTTGTGCGAGGCTGTTATCCACACTATGGAGGCGGAGTGGATCAAGATGCCCACAGCTTCAAGCATGGCCGAGCACATTCGCGAGTTCACGGCCACGTTGGAATTCCCGCAAGCCATAGGAGCACTAGACGGGTGCCATTTCCCCGTTTCACCGCCCAGGGAGACCCACCGTCCATGA